One Deinococcus humi genomic window carries:
- a CDS encoding GNAT family N-acetyltransferase — MEFNVAPTLTTPRLRLRPHRTDDLAACVELWQDPVVTRHTSGKALSRQDVWTRLLRHPGHWALLGFGYWVLEERGSDRFVGEVGLGHFKRDVLAGHPELAALPEAGWVLLPWAHGQGYAHEAVKAVLDWRDEHLPGHQTFCLIQPDNAPSLRLAAKVGFVECGSVGEDVDQVRLLTRQTR; from the coding sequence ATGGAATTTAACGTCGCCCCCACCCTAACCACCCCGCGCCTGCGCCTGCGTCCCCACCGGACCGATGATCTGGCCGCCTGTGTGGAGCTGTGGCAGGATCCGGTGGTCACGCGCCACACGTCGGGTAAGGCCCTCTCCCGCCAGGACGTGTGGACGCGGTTGCTGCGGCATCCAGGCCACTGGGCGCTGCTGGGATTTGGCTACTGGGTGCTGGAGGAACGCGGCTCAGACCGCTTCGTGGGCGAGGTGGGCCTGGGCCATTTCAAACGCGATGTGCTGGCCGGACACCCGGAACTGGCCGCCCTTCCTGAAGCGGGCTGGGTGCTCTTGCCCTGGGCGCATGGGCAGGGCTACGCGCACGAGGCGGTGAAGGCCGTGCTGGACTGGCGGGACGAGCATCTACCGGGCCACCAGACCTTCTGCCTGATTCAGCCGGACAATGCGCCGTCGCTGCGTCTGGCCGCGAAAGTCGGCTTTGTCGAGTGCGGGAGTGTGGGAGAGGACGTGGATCAGGTTCGGCTCCTGACGCGACAAACCCGCTGA